CTTGATGACATATGTTAATATGGATGAGTGCCATATAAACTACACCATTAATAAATGGTGTATTGATGACatattaatatgaatattaGGTCACTAACTTTGTTCCTACTCTTAAACAAGTcgttaattttatcaatatttcaaaatagtttGTGTCTTTAACAATTGTTGATTAGTTAAATTCTTTGGTCACTTCTTTTTCTAAAGACGTTAAATTTATTGATGTGACCATTATATGTTCATGTAAATAAGCGTACAACTAATCTATTCGatcaacaaataattattttattctcttttaaaaaaaaaattaatcttatcTTCTTCATCATGCTTCTCCGAATCTTCTTCTCTaatattttttcgaaaaaacAATCAAAGTTGCATTAGAATTAAAAGTGAGTCTTTTTatgacaatttttattttttaagtatgaTAATTTCCACAACGGTGATCTACTACTATTCTacttttgtttatttgaaattttgtatttattatgtGTATAGTCCACGTAAATGGAAGAGCAGCGCTGGCCCAACACGTTATGAGACCTAAAGTGAAATTATTAAATAAggcattttcaaaatttaataaataaattattaatatttatttaataattatataaatttagttgAATAAGAAAAGAATGTGTATATATTGTAACACTCTAGTAACTCATGTTAAGAATATGTTCACTATTTATCTCATGATCTCTccatttataactaatatttctcataTTAATGATGTACTCACCTTTTATCTCatgattattcaatttataattaatatttctttcatCTCTACTGTTTTAATTAACCAATTTAGTTGTACTGAgataagtattaaataatttgtaataaaaacaaaatattttatttaatttatataaaattttatcaaaattagttttaaaaatattaaaatgtgaggcatttttcatagataaaaaaatatttgatgcctttttaagtaaaatttttttttttagggaGGCCTAATGCTTGTTTTGGTGGCCTTATCCTTAGACCAACTCTAAAGTTTTTATATCCAACCTTTTTGAGCACCCGACCATTATGAATCTTAAAAAAAGAAGCCATAATTAAAACTTTTCTAgactcatttataaataaaaatatctactttaatattttattaagaaaaataattaagtctATTAACctctattaatttaataataaaaaatgaaataaatttaatgacttattcctaattataattttagttattattgtttgtttttttatacaattaaagTCCAATTTGGTAATGAATCTAAAAAAAACAGTAACTGATTCATGaatctcaattttttatatctacACGACACctaattaattacataaaaaattgcaataaaTTTAGTTCGGTAAATCACTAatccaaattataaaaaaaaatatttatttaattatattattaataataaattaacaaagttgaatttagtagaaaaaaaattaaaagtctaatttcaaatttaaaaaagatatatgaatataaataattgggtaataataatgaatataaataataatgatgataatggtGGGCACGACTATACAAAGAGCAACATATGCGGCAACTAAAACAACTTTATTTGCTTTTCACTTTGAAAttgattcattcattcattcaaaatcTAAAAACCAGTTTCAACTTCAATCAAACTAACCATGATGGCTTCTTCAAGAGCACCGAAATTAGGTTCCTTTCGTCACAGTTTCGCTGAGAAAAAAGGGAAACTATTATCCATGAAAGCCGGTACTGGAGGTGGTTATTCTCAAATTGGGATTCCTTTACCGGAGTCCGATGAAGATTACTTCGCCGTGCCGGGAAATTCCAAACGCCGCTGCTGTTCGTTCCGTGGTTTCTCCGATGGGATCGTCGAATTGTGGAAAAATGTGAAGCGCGTGACTGTCAGCGCGTGGGAAATGGGTCGTTCTGATCCAAGGAAGATTATATTTTCGGCTAAAATGGGTGTTGCTCTTATTCTGATTTCTTTGTTGATTTTTCTTAAACAACCGTTTCAAGATGTTGGTCGCTACTCTGTTTGGGCCATTCTTACTGTTGTTGTCGTCTTCGAGTTCAGCATTGGTAAGCGAATTTaactattatataattataatgtatCAAATCAAActtagttttatatatttatgagttTGATTTAACATCTTgagtataaatatattttacaaaaatatgaaCTAACATTTTGCGGCATCGTACTAgcaattttatgatatatttaattgcagttttagttcatttatttttgaagttttaatttttctatttttactgttttatgaAATTGGTCgatctattttaaaagtatgatagtttcttattttttaactaaaaaattatgacGTGTGATGTTTTACATAACCTTACATATGATACGATGGTTGTATAATGATTAATATCtatgaaatttgaataaaacaccataaAAATTTGACtttcaatttttgaaatcttttatatttttaatttaattaatgaaatataaataattaatacatttaaataattctatatcataaaattgtatatcacggtacttaaaatatgttaaatcgtagttttttaattaaaaaatctgaGAGAGCTACCAAAactgtcaacttttaaaataagaagacaaattatgtgaattgataataatagagggaccaaaactgcaattaaacaaaatatatttaaaggaGTGAGTGAGATGATTTGGCAAAGTAGTGGATTTTCAGCAAATGTTATAGTAAAAGCTTTACAAACGATATGTCCCTTTAAACTAGTTTTTAGTTTAATggttatatcaaaatcaattttattttatactgaTAGTGATAATCAAtgaaattaattcatttgattaTGTCATGCTACTGATTTTAAAACTCAGGTACAAAAATGAAGGGATGTAGAAACATCTTATATTTTCATTGGAGGTCATAAAACTAGTTTAGATTATAGTTCCATGCCACATTTTTTTCCTACAACCAATCTATTTTTAGTTTCCAAAATTACGCCTGGCGTTAATTGAATTAAATCTACttctatttatttacttttcatacaaaaattgttATGAAAATAGATAATAAAGAGACCAAAATTAATGTGATAACAGTATTAATGGAATGAAACAAAGTACAATCAAAATTGTTGTTAGAATGATGATGATATGATATAtcgttaaaattaaaacatgtgATTGTGAttgttcaaaataaattttaaaaatgtgatttctaaaattgagttattttaattaatcatcAACAGGAAAAGTAAACTGatgttgatttttatgattaaataaataaaggaagGAATTAGAAATGTTTGACCATGGGACATCCTATTTTTGTACTTACTATGTTAATTTAGTTAGTTTgataatatttcaatttcatattcAATTTGTGACTATGAAATCACATGTGATAAACGTTTCTGCTGCAAGTTCCACAGTTACTGTTTTGCTTATTTAAGTCAAATAGTCAATTGTATAATGTTTATATACTCTctcttttattaaattgaaaactTGGCAAAATCTAAGGTGGATTAGGTCAACCATGGACCAATGCTTTAAAGTCACTCGAAACACTAACGACGATCAGACAATAAAAGTCGATCGTCGATTTTATAGAGTTGAGTTGGACCTAAAACTTAAAAATGGTATTAGAATTTATCCTAGATCTGTTATTGTCATATGGCAACTCCCACATAGATGACTTATCTAGAGCTTATAATTCTTAGCGTCTGAttgaattgacttatttgagtttatctatCTGCTTATTTTGATTAACTCATCAGGATAGCTTATGAAACCAAACTTATACTTAATATGAAAATAAGTTAAtaacttaatattattttatcttttcattGTAGAAATAGCTTATTTAAGTGCCTATGCTATAAGATctttattaagttgtttatcaAATGAACAATGCATAAGCATCATCAACTTAACAAACCTAAGAGCTCTTCATCACATTTTCCATTGGGTCAAACAACACAAGCATAAACATCAATTCAACTTTTCACTTAGAAACAATAATTTGGTCATCACAATGTATATTCATGCAGGAGCAACTCTTAGCAAAGGGCTTAACAGAGGATTAGGGACTTTATCAGCTGGAGGACTTGCTTTGGCAATGGGAATGCTATCAAAATTGGCAGGAGAATGGGAAGAAATTGTAATAATGGTTACAATCTTCATTATAGGTCTGAAATTTTGAATCACATtcattttatctcttttttttcttcattagcTTATGTGTTGCTTTTCTGATGTTATGGTGTTTGATTTGTAGGATTCTGTGCCACATATGCTAAACTATACCCTACCATGAAGGCTTATGAATACGGTTTCCGCGTGTTCTTGATCACCTATTGCTACATTATCGTATCCGGATATCGAACAGGCGAATTTTTTCATACAGCTACAAATCGATTTTTGCTCATTGCCCTTGGTGCTGCTGTATCCGTTGGTGTAAATGTGTGCATATATCCGATCTGGGCCGGTGAGGATCTGCATAATCTTGTTGCAAAAAATTTCACGGGCGTTGCAACATCATTAGAAGGTTAGTCAGCCCTTTAAATGAATCTGAGATACCTTGAGGGATTAGTCTCCACAATTTTGTATGGAATTGatttaccaaaaaaaataatacaataattttttcaGGCTTATTAAAATTTACGTCATTTAATATGTAGTAATAAGCAACTACTTACATTTAGTTTTGATGCTTCATAACCTTATCTTTTCTTAGGTTGAATagttttgtttatgtttctttttcAGGTGTAGTAAATAACTACCTTAACTGTATCGAATACGAGAGGGTGCCTTCGAAAATTCTTACATATCAAGCATCTGACGATGTAGTTTACAGTGGCTATAGATCAGCTGTTGAATCTACAAGCACAGAGGATGCATTGGTAATATCTTATCTCCTTAAATTTACTGTCTGTTTTTCCATGAAGAGAATGAAATGATCATTGCTCTGACTCGTACTCGCGTATTGTTGTTTGAAGATGAGTTTTGCTGTGTGGGAACCGCCTCATGGTCGTTACAGAATGCTTAGATATCCATGGAAAAATTATGTTAAAGTAAGTGGAGCACTTAGGCATTGTGCATTTATGGTCATGGCTATGCATGGATGTATACTTTCTGAAATACAGGTACTTCTTATTTGGCAATTTTTCTGTTATACTCTTTATTATTAGCCTTGGAGAGTCTTCActtcaaattttgttatttttttctcttttgatgTCTCAGAAAAGTGGCTTTTGTTAGcatcattttttctttaatattagttctattatgttttttaaaaattagtttaagaTAATCGCAGTAGATATGAGAATGTTATGTTAGATGTGTGAAAAGACTAAAGACTGACTACATATGATTAGAAATAACAACATTAGAGAAAGTTGGGGTAGAATCTATTGCAGACTTGCAGATTCTGTAGTAAGAAGATCTAGAAAAACTCTAAGAGAAACTCTTATGCCTTTAGTAGAACCTATTGCAGATGCGGTAGAGGCATAAAGATAATGAACTGGATAAAGATAATGCTATATGATAGAATGCAGTGGTTATAACTGGCCCTACTTAGTGGAATTAAGCTTGGTTGTTATTGTATTTATCTTGTATTCTCTTTATATTCTTGTTTTCTAATATCTATACAAGACACAATGAAAACTACTTACAAATatagttttgaaattaaaagtgaaaacagaaaacaaaaacataaaaagttTTCTCAATTAAACATGTATCTTTGTTATTTTCGATGTATGCAAATAGACGTGTCCTAAAAACCACCTTTTGAAAAGTAGGCTCCAGCTGAGAAGAGGCAAGTTTTTCGCAACGAGCTCAAGAAGGTAGGTTCCGAAGCGGCTAAAGTTCTACGCGAACTAGGTGACAAAGTTAAAAAGATGGAGAAACTAGGCGAAGAGGACATTCTATTCGAAGTACACGAGGCAGCAGAAGAATTACAACAAAGGATCGATAAAAAATCTTTCCTTCTTGTAAATGCAGACCTGTGGGAAATCGGTAACAGGCCAAGAAACGAAAACGATTCACAAGACCTCTTGAACATGGACGAAGAAAGCCATTTCTTGGAGTACAAGTCACTAAGTGAAGCTGTACTTGATTTAAGATCAGTTAGAGTTCCAAAAAGTTGGGAAGAAACCGTTGCAGCCGACATCATTAACCCAGCGAATGTTACCGATGAAAAATATTTTCGGAAACAGACATCTTGGCCGGCACATATTTCATTTCAAGCAGATGCAATTATGACAAAACAGGAAGAATCAAAAACATATGAAAGTGCTAGTTCATTAACTTTGGCTACATTTACATCActtttgattgaatttgtgGCAAGGCTACAGAACCTTGTGGATTCTTTTGAAGAATTAGGTGAGAAAGCAAAGTTTAAGGACCCTCTTGAACAACAAGAAACTGTAACATCTGGTTGGACTAGGTTGTttaattgtttcaaatttaagGATTAACAATTTGACATATACACTTTCACTTTGTAACATGTATCATGGAAATATCTAACTGTTCTTGTCCGAAAATCAAAATATGCATTGTTACTGTTTCTTTAGAACATTTGAATATTTCTTCGTGCTGCAGTgcttaattttcttaaaatattttttagtatttactATCggataaactaattaattactCTTGTTAAGTAGTTAGTTTCATTACAATTACTTAGTGACATTTGTTACTTACTCGCAATGACTATATTAGCCTTATTGCAACTTGATGCGATCATTATtcttattatcaatataatttttatatcgtattttttatatttttctcatattaaTAGTGTCTGTGAAAAATAGTAACATTTATATGATaaagtaaattaatattttttttaatttacaataaatattttgtgcattattaaatcaaaattgaaaCTACTTTGGAGAATGGAGACTCTGGTTAACTTAATTAgataatttatgtaattaattaattaattaattaattaaaatacataataaaaaagaatactAGAGAGTTGCTACTTGCTAGCTCCCCTCTTACATATGGATTTTAAAAGTTAAGTCAAATACTCATGTTTTGTTTGTAGGTAATTTATCTGAAATGAATCATATCGCAtcaaattaatacaaatttaaatgaaatatcCGTTTAATAACATGTTTGGCAAAATtactgaaaattatttttgtgtaaaaaatagtttttatgtaGTTATTTAATAAGATGTTCtcatctatttaaaaaatttaaaactacatgatttattatatttattaaacaaaCACGTCACTAAACACTtcatttgaaatgaattatatgtaaaataaaattcattttttgcaataaaatataaataaatattaatatttttatcttatttaataataatatctctaaaatactatttatttaatgtaacttttaaatttccaaatatctaaattattatgGAGGGTAAATTAGacaataaacttaattttattgaagTTGTATAAATCTAAACTCATCAACTACAtttcttaatatatgtaatttaatctatttttgtttccatcatatttaattttagaatgATTAAATACATGTGTAAAATATATTGTATTCTTATTTTAagacattaatttattttgttatttttacaCTCAAATAATAAAGTTCACACGAACAATATGAATTTGAAATACTAGCATTAATCACATTAATTAAACATTAACGGATATTTATTAATCACTTATTCCAATCATTTTAACTAAAACAATTTGACgaaaattaattatgtgaaaAAAGCCTGTGACTTGAATATTGAAATTCCAgaagtttaattttttcaaatacatCTAAAATCAAgaataacaaaaaagaaaaaaaaagaactaaaaaGTTGTAAAACCCGTATTTGTTTCTGGATCGGGTAAAATCACTTTAGGTCCAAAAAGCACGATTTGAATAATCTTCACCCCAAACAATGAACAATAAACACAAAAAAGACAATACAAGCCAAACAAATCATCAGTTATTACACCCTCAGAATGCTTATTTTCTCGGGAAAATTCTAACATACCTATTTTCTCTCCATCCAAACAATAGATCCGATCCAATCAAATCCAAATTCAAATCTCATTCAGGTTCAAGAACACTTCTTCATCATcctctaattattttttcttcatttttttgttaatttttcaatttttttaattaatttatctgaaTCACGCTCTATTTCTTCAGATCAAGAATCGCATTGCAGATTTTGCAGATTTCGAgaattattacaattttttaatcatCATTTCGCGTTTGAAATCGGGCGAATCGTAGATTCAAATCGACATGGCTATGGTGGATCAACCTCTATATCCAATCGCTGTTCTAATCGACGAGTTGAAGAACGAGGACATTCAACTAAGGCTGAACTCGATCCGTAGGCTTTCGACGATTGCTCGTGCGCTTGGCGAGGAAAGAACAAGAAAGGAGTTGATTCCTTTTCTCAGCGAGAACAACGACGACGATGATGAGGTGCTTCTTGCAACCGCAGAGGAATTAGGGGTTTTCGTTCCTTATGTTGGTGGTGTTGAGTATGCTAGCGTTTTGCTTCCGCCTTTGGAAACTCTGTGTACCGTTGAGGAAACTTGTGTTAGGGATAAATCAGTTGAGTCGCTTTGTAGAATTGGAGCTCAGATGAGAGAACAAGATTTGGTTGAACACTTCATTCCTTTAGTTAAGGTagttaataacataacataacatttcatttttattgtagagtttaattttgatgCATTATGTGTATGATGGTGATTTAAAATCATCGgtgttattatattataaatccTGAGCGGATTGTGATTCATTGCATTTATCAATATGATGGTTTTGTTGTGATATCAAATGTGTAGAGGTTGGCTTCTGGAGAGTGGTTCACTGCTCGAGTTTCTTCATGCGGTTTGTTTCACATCGCTTATCCTAGTGCATCGGAGGGATTGAAGACTGAACTAAGAGCCATATATGGTCAGCTGTGTCAAGATGATATGCCCATGGTTAGGAGATCCGCTGCTACCAACCTTGGAAAGTTTGCTTCTACTGTTGAAGCTGCCCACTTGAAAACCGACATCATGTCTGTGTTTGATGATCTCACACAGGATGGTATGTAAAGTTTATTTAATATGTCTAATTTCTGCGCTCCTTTATGGATCTATTGAATAAATGTAGGCAAAACATAATGATGAATGGATTATGagtataaatatatttagttgAATGGCTTTGTTGTTTAGATTAGGTGAGGAGCCGGGGATAGATAGCTGGTATTCTATGGCTGAGAATAATGTTGTATAAAGACTTTTTCATGTAGGGCTATATGCAAATCAGATAATGAAATTCTGTTTGACGGTTGTCAGTTCATGTAGGTAGGGAATTAGGTCGATTTAAGTTTAGTAGATCAACAAGAAGGAAACATGAGAGAACAAGAAGATTGGGTTCtgctttaaaatttaaatatttttggagTCATTGAAAAGTTTCAACCAGGTCCTATGTAGTGTGACTTCGAAAGTTATTCACCGAAGTACCTTAAATACAAGAAATATCCACTTTCATCTAAGTACCTTAGTTATCAGCATCTAATAGCCTTCAACTGTTTGTATTTAATCTCTGATGATCTTAGTTTCCTAGACAACACTTTTCATTTGTGCAGACTTTTCCTGATGAACTGATGctgttatcattatttttaacaaaggAAATACTTATTTAATTCCAGTGAGGCCAAACAAGTGGAACTTTAACCAAATGAAGGAAACTCTCAAGGGGGCATTTACATTATTGTTGCCTataatcttattaaaaaaatcgaccttctgataaattttatttgtttaatgaatttaaGATGAAACTTTTAAGTTTCTTTTAATCTTggaagtttatttattttccatGTTAGAAACTGAAGATATTATGAAGTTATCAGTATATTCCACTAACAACTAATTAAATGaatatactttttgtgtgtCACGTTCATAAGCTCATTTATTGAATAgtacaatattttttaagtaatctACTGGATGTAATTATATAAACTAATAACTTCTTGACTATTGTTCTTGTAGATCAAGATTCTGTTCGGCTTCTTGCTGTTGAGGGTTGTGCAGCTCTTGGAAAATTGTTGGAGCCTCAAGATTGTGTGGCACATATTCTTCCTGTTATAGTCAATTTTTCTCAGGTACTTTAGGCATTAGTAATTTATGTGGGATGATATGCATTTTTTGCTGTCTAACTTACTGATTTACTAAGATTTAATTTAACAAAGTGTAATAATAGAACAATTTTGTAAGAGGTCCATGGTTGAGCTACATCTCGTTCAAGCCTCCTGTCTGTGACTCTGTGCTAGTATAGCTTTAGGCATCCTTTCATGTGAACATATACATGGAATTTGTGTTTATATGTGCAGAGACATATCTTTCTTGTACATCTATTTTGTGCCCAACACAATGAGGGGATGTCTTGTTTTTCTCATTTTGGCATTTCACTTTGACTTATGAGTATATCATATGCTGAGCCCATGGGTTGTTACTTCTATCCAATGTATGTAGCACTGTGCAAATAACTATACTTTCATAATTTAGTAGTATGTATCAGCTTACGATATATCTTATATTATTGTTTCATAGCATAGGCGTCACTTTACCACATAGTCATAAGATCGACAGTTCTTTATGGTACATTGGGCTGGAAAATGTCAACTAGAGCATATAAGCTAAATTTTGCATAGCTGAGAATATTGCAATGGACGAGTGGACATACAAGAACACATATAATTAGGAAAGAATCTATTAGTGCGAAGTAAGAACTGTAATCGATATGGGTGTGAGTGCATTAGTGTACAGTAAAATAGGCTAGTATCATCACCCTCAAGCACATGTTTATGTGCTTAATACACTACTCTTGACACTCCTCATGTTAGGTTGAAGATTTTAATCATGCCTAACTTGTTATGAGTAACTACTGCATTTGTAGTATTCGATAGTTGAGTTAGTTTACACCTTGGCTGTAGGTCTGTTAGAAGGTGGATTCTCTTTCAGTGTTACTTTTGTTGGCTGTCAGCGCGCCCTTCTTATTCATAACCCAcactttttcattttaatttgaagaaaTCTATTTGTATtcttaagaagaaaaaaacaaaaaaaacaaatgtttttGCTGGCCTGTGTTGTCTCTAGAATCATGTTCTACATGCTTTATTACATTGTTGAATATTGTACTATCCAGGATAAGTCATGGCGCGTTCGTTACATGGTTGCCAATCAACTCTATGAGCTATGTGAAGCTGTTGGTCCTGATTCCACCAGGTAACCTTTCTTATCTGTATAATGAATTGTTGTCACGACTTTCCTGCATGCCTTATGATAGAACCTGCAAATTCAGATCAATTGAAAACGATAAACCAGAGAGatattctttcctaagtgaag
This region of Cicer arietinum cultivar CDC Frontier isolate Library 1 chromosome 8, Cicar.CDCFrontier_v2.0, whole genome shotgun sequence genomic DNA includes:
- the LOC101504670 gene encoding aluminum-activated malate transporter 9-like, producing the protein MMASSRAPKLGSFRHSFAEKKGKLLSMKAGTGGGYSQIGIPLPESDEDYFAVPGNSKRRCCSFRGFSDGIVELWKNVKRVTVSAWEMGRSDPRKIIFSAKMGVALILISLLIFLKQPFQDVGRYSVWAILTVVVVFEFSIGATLSKGLNRGLGTLSAGGLALAMGMLSKLAGEWEEIVIMVTIFIIGFCATYAKLYPTMKAYEYGFRVFLITYCYIIVSGYRTGEFFHTATNRFLLIALGAAVSVGVNVCIYPIWAGEDLHNLVAKNFTGVATSLEGVVNNYLNCIEYERVPSKILTYQASDDVVYSGYRSAVESTSTEDALMSFAVWEPPHGRYRMLRYPWKNYVKVSGALRHCAFMVMAMHGCILSEIQAPAEKRQVFRNELKKVGSEAAKVLRELGDKVKKMEKLGEEDILFEVHEAAEELQQRIDKKSFLLVNADLWEIGNRPRNENDSQDLLNMDEESHFLEYKSLSEAVLDLRSVRVPKSWEETVAADIINPANVTDEKYFRKQTSWPAHISFQADAIMTKQEESKTYESASSLTLATFTSLLIEFVARLQNLVDSFEELGEKAKFKDPLEQQETVTSGWTRLFNCFKFKD